The DNA region CCTGGGCACCGTCTACCTCACGTACAACTCCTCGACGGGCAAGAACTGCGTCGTCACCATCCGCAATGAGAAGGGCGACCCGGTGCACATGTCCGCGGCCGTCCGCGTGCTCAAGGACGACGAGGAGACCCAGCCGGTCGTGGAGGAGGGCGAGTTCACCGAGTACGCGGGCCCGGTCTACGTGGACGAGGGCTCGGGCCACTGCATCGAGTGGAGCGGCGTCATCGGTGACGAGGAGTACTTCAACAGCGGCTCCAACTGCGGCACCCTGAAGTAGCCTCGCGCTTCGGCTTCGGCTCCGGACCGGCGGCCGGCAGCCACGCCGACGAGTACGTCAGGGGCGGTTGACCAGGGGGAACGGTCAACCGCCCCTGACCGTGAGGGACCTGAACCTTTCAGCCGGCAGTCGTGCCCCTCACTCGTCTCTTCCCGAATCCGGGCCCTGCCGTCAGGGCTGCTTCCAGGTGTCGAGCGCGGTGCGGAAGATCAGGTCCTCCTGCGAGTCCCACACTCGCTGGGCGGCCTCGAAGTAGATCGTGTACTCGGTGCCCGCGTCGTCGATGTACGCCTGCTGCACGACGTGCATCTGCTCGCCCGACTCCGGTACGTAAGTGAACTCCCAGCGTGCTCCGTTGTGCCCCTGGAAGGTGTTGTGCGCCAGGCGGATGCGCGAATAGCCGTTCCCTGACTCCTGCATCGCCTGTTCCGTCTCCAGGAACCTGATGAAGCTGGCCTTCGGCGCGCTCGCGATCTCGCTGATGTGCAGATACTCGTCGCCGGCCGGTGCCATGTAGCCGATCTGCGTCGGGCTCAGCTCCTGGCGCTGCCACCCCTTCATCACGGCGAGCGAGAAGCCGTGGTCGTCGACCACCTTGCGGAATCCCGCGGGCAGTTGAGGGGCGGGAGGCTTGGTCGGCTCGGGCGCGGGCGGCTTGCTCGAAGTCTTGCTGGGGGAGGGCGTCGGGGACGCCGACTCCTCCTCCTTCTTCTTCTCCTTTTTCTTCTTCTCCTTCGGCGACGCCGACGCCGTGGTGGGCG from Streptomyces marispadix includes:
- a CDS encoding spore-associated protein A encodes the protein MRSKSAALAAAVFIAGTGLIATAGTASAATAGPRNTAATAATTEGAHKAAYNGACGSGYSVVNSAGIAGLGTVYLTYNSSTGKNCVVTIRNEKGDPVHMSAAVRVLKDDEETQPVVEEGEFTEYAGPVYVDEGSGHCIEWSGVIGDEEYFNSGSNCGTLK